The Rhodothermus profundi genomic sequence TCGTTAGCCGAGGGCTCGAAGGATATGGACAGATTCTAAAAGGACGAGTTACTGATGCCGCTACAGGGACTCCCCTGATTGGCGCTACGGTCTTTGTGCCTGCCCTTCAGATTGGAACAACAACCGATGCCGAAGGGCGTTATTGCCTGAGGTTTACTCGGACGGGTCGCTACCGCGTGCTTTTTAGCTACGTAGGTTACCAGCCTGAGGCGCGTGAGGTAACGCTCACGGACACCACGTATTTAGCGGTGAGCTTAACTCCTACGGCTATTGAAGCTCCGGGCGTAACGATTACTGCCAAGGCACAGGCTACTGATCTGCTTTCGACTCCGCAGGCGGTAACGGTGCTGGAAGGCAGGGGGCTGCGTCTGGCTCGTGGGATGACGGCTGTGGATGCGCTGGCCCAGACGCCCGGGGTACATCTACTGCACACAGGCACCGGCATAGCCAAACCGATGATTCGAGGGCTCACGGCGCAGCGCGTGCTGGTGGTGCAGGATGGAGTTCGACAGGAAGGCCAGCAATGGGGAGAAGAGCACGGGGTGGAAGTGGATGCGTACGCTCCCGAGCGTATTGAGGTCGTCAAGGGGCCTGCCAGTTTGCTTTACGGATCGGATGCACTGGGCGGTGTGGTGCAACTGGCTACAGCAGGGCCTTTCGCGTACAGGCAGCCGGTTACCGGGTCCCTTACGCTGGAAGGAGCTAGTAATACCCGAATGGGCAGCGCGCATCTGGAGATAGGAGGGCGTCAGGGCAGATGGTTCTATGGTACCAAGCTGACGCTTCGTCGGGCCGGCGCTTACGACACGCCCCGAGGACTGGTCCCCAACACCGGTCTCGCCGAGCGCAATGGTATGCTTCAGGTGGGCTATCAAGATCATACGGCGCAGGTGCACCTGGCTTATAAGGGATACCGCGCTCGCCTGGGATTTTTCGAACCGGAAGCAGAGGAAGCGACCTCTGGGCCGGACAGGCGCTACCATATTGGGGAGCCATACCAGCGGGTGCATCATGATCTAGCCCAGCTTCGGATCCAATGGCGGCCAGGGGCTGACCGTCTGGAGCTGCACGTGGCCTGGCAGCAAAACCGACGGCAGGAATTTGAGCATGAGGAGTCGGAAGCGCTTGCAGCTGCTCGGGAAGGTCCTTCGCTTTATTTGCGGCTGCGTACGGTAACGACCGATCTGCGCATTCACCATCGGCCAATCGGGCCTCTATTTGGCACAATCGGTTTCAGCGGTCTTTTTCAGCGTAATGAGACGCTGGCCGCGGAAGCGTTAATTCCCGGGGCACGTGTCTGGAATGGAGCTGTATACGTATTTGAAGAACTAATGCTACCCCGGTTGACCCTTAGCGGGGGAGTGCGGTGGGACGGCCGGTGGCTTTTCGTGGAGGAGAACGAAGCACTGGGGGTAAGTGCACAGCGGCGCACCTATAGCGCCTTGAGCGGCGCTGTAGGTCTGTCCTGGCGCGTGCGGCCGAATCTGGCGCTGGCGTTCCATATTGGACGCGCCTGGCGTGCGCCGACGCTCAATGAGCTTTTTTCCCGTGGGGTGCATGAAGGAGCCAGCCGGTTCGAAGTTGGCACCCCAACGCTGCGCCCCGAGCAGAGCTTCAGTGTTGACGGCACGCTTCGCTGGTTGCAACGCCGCCTGCATCTGGAGGTTAATGCCTTTGTGCATTGGATTACCCACTTTATCTTTCCCCGGCCTACCGGCCAGCGGGATAGGGATTCTGGCTTTTTTATTTATCGTTTCGATCAAGCGCAGGCGTTACTCTGGGGTGGAGAGTTGCTTTTAAATCTGAGCATAACCGATTGGCTGCATTTGCACCTGGGAGGCGACGTTACCTATACCGAGAACCGAGCAACGCGCACGCCGCTTCCATTTTCGCCACCGCCCCGGTTGCTTGCTGGAATTGAAGTGCATCGGGAGCGCTGGGGGGCTGCCGATGAGGTGATGCTGCGTCTGGGGCCTACTGTTGTCGCCTCCCAGCAGCGGGTTGCTCCAGACGAGGCCCCTACCGATGGCTATGTGGTCTGGCACCTGGCGTTTTCGGCTTCTTGGCCACTGGGCGCCTGGCGATTGGTGACCGATCTGACCGTTCAGAATCTCCTAAATCGGGCTTATGTTAGCCATTTAAGTCGGCTGCGTCCTTATGGCGTGTTGGAGCCAGGACGAAACGTTCAGCTACGTCTTGTGCTGCAGAGGTAATGTGTCCGTAAGCAGAGCGAGGTAGCAGGGCTGAAGTCCGAAACGAAAGGCGCCTTTGCTCAATGAGGCGCCTTTCGTTTCGGGAGGTGGTTCAGCGGGTGGTGTTACAGCTCAAATCGACGGCGGTAATCTTTGATGTCCGCTTGCTCACGCAGCGCAGCCAGCCACTGAGCCAGGACTTGTTGGCGTCGCTGACTGAGCAATTGCTGCCGAATCTGTTCGCGCATCTGTGCGCTCAGGGGAGGCGGTTCATACAGCCTGGTTAGCTGCACCACGAAGGCAGCGTTTTCCCCTGCAACGACATCGGACGTCTCGCCTTCCTGCAGCCCGAACACGGTGCCGATGAAGCGCGGCTCACGGCCCAGTCCAGGAATCAGCGTTTGATTATAGCTAAGCTGAGTGACAGTTTGCACGGTGGTGCCCAGCGCTTCGGCCAGGCCCTCAAAGCCGTGTTGCTGCAGCGCTTGCCGCAGGCGGGCTACCTGCACTTCTTTTTTCTTTTCCAGCAGCACACGGGGGCGGATTTCATTGCGGACTTCTTCAAAAGAGCGGTATCCTTCGGGCGTTACTTCGACGAGCTGCAGGAC encodes the following:
- a CDS encoding TonB-dependent receptor; the protein is MKHPVQVGLLLLSFLVSRGLEGYGQILKGRVTDAATGTPLIGATVFVPALQIGTTTDAEGRYCLRFTRTGRYRVLFSYVGYQPEAREVTLTDTTYLAVSLTPTAIEAPGVTITAKAQATDLLSTPQAVTVLEGRGLRLARGMTAVDALAQTPGVHLLHTGTGIAKPMIRGLTAQRVLVVQDGVRQEGQQWGEEHGVEVDAYAPERIEVVKGPASLLYGSDALGGVVQLATAGPFAYRQPVTGSLTLEGASNTRMGSAHLEIGGRQGRWFYGTKLTLRRAGAYDTPRGLVPNTGLAERNGMLQVGYQDHTAQVHLAYKGYRARLGFFEPEAEEATSGPDRRYHIGEPYQRVHHDLAQLRIQWRPGADRLELHVAWQQNRRQEFEHEESEALAAAREGPSLYLRLRTVTTDLRIHHRPIGPLFGTIGFSGLFQRNETLAAEALIPGARVWNGAVYVFEELMLPRLTLSGGVRWDGRWLFVEENEALGVSAQRRTYSALSGAVGLSWRVRPNLALAFHIGRAWRAPTLNELFSRGVHEGASRFEVGTPTLRPEQSFSVDGTLRWLQRRLHLEVNAFVHWITHFIFPRPTGQRDRDSGFFIYRFDQAQALLWGGELLLNLSITDWLHLHLGGDVTYTENRATRTPLPFSPPPRLLAGIEVHRERWGAADEVMLRLGPTVVASQQRVAPDEAPTDGYVVWHLAFSASWPLGAWRLVTDLTVQNLLNRAYVSHLSRLRPYGVLEPGRNVQLRLVLQR